In Marinobacter sp. M3C, the genomic stretch ATCCACATTGGTCATTAGGTGCGATTACCAGCGGAGCAAGTACGTTTCGCTATCGCGACAACCATTTTCCTGTCAATGCCGGAGACCTGGTGACGATGAACCCGGAGTGGGCGCACGCGTGCAATCCAATAGATAACCGTCCCTGGTCATATTTAATGATGTATGTTGATACCCAGTGGTTAACAAATTTGCGATTCCAAGCGGGTTTACTCCCTACCCCAGCCTGGCAGGATCTACACACGGCTGTGCTATCCGATACCCGCTGGTTCGATCGTTACTGCCATCTCTCAGATTGCCTGTTGGATACCCAGTCTGCGGTGACAGACAAGCAGAAAGAATTAGAGACATTTCTATCAGGTCTCATGCACGAGCTAGCAACTCAGCCAATCAATCAGCAGCCGGCTACCGCAGTGGTTCTAACACAACTGGCACGCTATATAGATCAGCATGCGACGGAAGATGTTTCGCTGGAGACCCTATGCACCCTTTCAAGTTTAAGCGAGGGCCATTTGATCCGCTCCTTTAAACAGGCATTCGGTTTTACTCCCCATGCGTACCTAGTGAACCGACGCGTGCAACTCGGCCAGAGTGAGCTAAAACAAGGTACGCCCATTGCCGAGGCAGCCCTGAATGTAGGCTTTGCCGATCAGCCTCACTTTCAGCGTGCGTTCAAGCTACGAGTGGCCGCAACTCCAAACCAGTACCGTCTCGGTTCAGCCAACGACAAGGTACACGCAGCTGGCAGCAAGTAATAACGCCAGTGTGCGGTTGATGGTCATCAGGATGACGGGTTTTTGAACATATCGGCGCATGAATGCGCCGGCGTAAACCCAGCAAGCCAGTGACAACCAGCAGATTGGCAGGTAAAGAGCAGCAAACAGCAAGACCTGGCTCAGATCGTTTGCGTTAGTGAACGCCCCGATACCAGAAGCCGAGGCAAGCCAGGCTTTGGGGTTCAACCACTGCATCAAGGCGCCTGTCATGAAGCCCGGTGCCTTTTTGCTGCCAGCGTCTGGCAATTGACCGCTGTCCAGGGCTAACTTGATACTCAGATAAAGCAAAAATGCGATGCCTGCCCAGCGCAACATACTTTGCAGCCCCGGCACTATCGTCAGCAGTGAATAAAGTCCCAGCCCTACCGCAATGAAGAGCACGATAAAACTCAGCGTTGCACCGGTAACAAACGTTAAGCCGGTGGCAATCGGGTAGCGGGTACCACTGCTCAGGCACACAAGATTTACAGGCCCGGGTGAAATAGATGCCGCTAAGGCAAACGCGCACATGGGCAGAATCAAAGACATGGTCATACACTCTCCGGTCGAATCAGGAGCGGATTCTGACATGCCCGGCGGCATAGAATATTGAACAAAATTGAGGTAGATCTACTATTCGATGCGAGTTTCAGCCATCAGCACGCTCATCAACTCCGCCGCTGGCAGTTCACGCGCCAACGGCGCTCCCTGCCCCGCCCATTGTGCGGCAAATTCGTTGTTTCCCAGTTTGGACGCGGCTCCACTGAGCCGTTTAGCCGCATCGTAAGCCAGCGGATAATCCGCGGGAAACGGGCTGCCGTCTGCTTCGCCAAATGTAATCAATCGATTAACCATCCCCCGTGCCGGCCGGCCGGATAGGACATCCGTCAATCGTGTCTGCGATGCTCGTTGGCTTTTCAAATTTTCGCGATAGGCGCTATTCGCCGCAGATTCGGGGCACAGAACAAAGGCTGTTCCAAGCTGGGCGGCTACGGCGCCAAGGTTCAGCACCGAGTTGACGGCATGGCCGTCCATAATGCCGCCCGCCGCAATGATGGGAAGTGTGGTTTTTGCCGCGAGCAACCGCACGAGCACCAGTGTGCTCATGCACTCATCTGTTACCTCTGGG encodes the following:
- a CDS encoding LysE family translocator, whose product is MSLILPMCAFALAASISPGPVNLVCLSSGTRYPIATGLTFVTGATLSFIVLFIAVGLGLYSLLTIVPGLQSMLRWAGIAFLLYLSIKLALDSGQLPDAGSKKAPGFMTGALMQWLNPKAWLASASGIGAFTNANDLSQVLLFAALYLPICWLSLACWVYAGAFMRRYVQKPVILMTINRTLALLLAASCVYLVVG
- a CDS encoding AraC family transcriptional regulator; this translates as MIASSFSPIFWRDERMPHVELRKVADGRQACYALHSHPHWSLGAITSGASTFRYRDNHFPVNAGDLVTMNPEWAHACNPIDNRPWSYLMMYVDTQWLTNLRFQAGLLPTPAWQDLHTAVLSDTRWFDRYCHLSDCLLDTQSAVTDKQKELETFLSGLMHELATQPINQQPATAVVLTQLARYIDQHATEDVSLETLCTLSSLSEGHLIRSFKQAFGFTPHAYLVNRRVQLGQSELKQGTPIAEAALNVGFADQPHFQRAFKLRVAATPNQYRLGSANDKVHAAGSK